Proteins from a single region of Acinonyx jubatus isolate Ajub_Pintada_27869175 chromosome D3, VMU_Ajub_asm_v1.0, whole genome shotgun sequence:
- the CABP7 gene encoding calcium-binding protein 7 has protein sequence MPFHPVTAALMYRGIYTVPNLLSEQRPVDIPEDELEEIREAFKVFDRDGNGFISKQELGTAMRSLGYMPNEVELEVIIQRLDMDGDGQVDFEEFVTLLGPKLSTSGIPEKFHGTDFDTVFWKCDMQKLTVDELKRLLYDTFCEHLSMKDIENIIMTEEESHLGTAEECPVDVETCSNQQIRQTCVRKSLICAFAIAFIISVMLIAANQVLRSGMK, from the exons ATGCCGTTCCACCCGGTGACGGCGGCGTTGATGTACCGGGGCATCTACACCGTGCCCAACCTGCTGTCGGAGCAGCGCCCCGTGGACATCCCTGAGGACGAACTGGAGG AGATCCGTGAGGCCTTCAAAGTCTTTGACCGCGATGGCAATGGCTTCATCTCCAAGCAGGAGCTGGGCACAGCCATGCGCTCCCTGGGCTACATGCCCAATGAGGTGGAGCTGGAAGTTATCATCCAGCGGCTGGACATGGACG GCGACGGCCAAGTGGATTTTGAGGAGTTTGTGACTCTCCTGGGACCCAAGCTTTCTACCTCAGGGATCCCAGAGAAGTTTCATGGCACTGACTTTGACACTGTCTTCTGGAAG TGCGACATGCAGAAGCTGACCGTGGACGAGCTGAAGCGGCTGCTGTACGACACCTTCTGTGAGCACCTGTCCATGAAGGACATCGAGAACATCATCATGACGGAGGAGGAAAGCCACCTGGGCACAGCTGAGGAGTGCCCCGTGGACGTGGAGA CCTGCTCCAACCAGCAGATCCGCCAGACGTGCGTGCGCAAGAGTCTGATCTGCGCCTTCGCCATCGCCTTCATCATTAGCGTCATGCTCATCGCAGCCAACCAGGTGCTGCGCAGCGGCATGAAGTAG